One Frankiaceae bacterium genomic window, CAGTCGAAGCAGTTCGTCGTCACCGCGACGACGCAGCCCGGCACGGTCAACCGCGTCGGGACCTGGCACGTCGTCGTGAGCAAGTCCAACCAGTTCGACAACCCGAGCCTGCTCACCGCGGCCGACGGCGGACTCCAGACGACCGCGTACACGTGGGAGGTGCTCGACGCCGTCGTGTCCGACGCGGCTGTCGCGACCGGCTCCGCGTGCCCCGCCTCCGACAAGGACGAGCTGACCGGTTCGACGGTCACCATGGTCATCTGCGGACGCAACCACGCGACCGTTCCGCTGACGCCGGCGGCGGGATTCTCGAGCCTCTCCGGAACGTTCCTCGCCGAGTCCGGCGTGTTCTCGTCCGGGCAGATCGCCGCGAACAGCGCGCCCGTCGTCGTCGCGAACTGGACCGACGCGAAGGTCCGCAACACGCCAGGCCAGAACCTCACCGTCGTCGCCACCATCGGCAGCGCCGGCAACCAGACCTCGCCCGTCACGACGCTGAACGGCTACGAGGCGATCAACGCCCCGCCGGTCGCGAACGACGACGAGTACTCCGTCGCGGAGGACGGCTCACTGTCCGAGCCCGCTCCGGGCGTGCTGGACAACGACACCGACCCCGAGGGCCAGCCCATGACGGCTGTCCTCGTCGACGGACCCGACCACGCGGCGAGCTTCACGCTCAACGCCGACGGGTCGTTCGACTACGCGCCCGCCGCGGACTACGCGGGCAGCGACTCGTTCACGTACGACGCGCACGACGGCATCCAGGCGTCGAGCTCGCCCGCGACCGTGTCGATCACGGTGACCGCGGTCAACGACGCGCCCGTCAACACCGCGCCCGCCTCGGTCTCGACCGAGGAGGAGACGGCGTACGTCTTCGCGCCCGGCGCGCTGTCCGTCGCCGACGCCGACTCCGGAGCAGCGGACGTCGAGACGACGCTCGCCGTCCCGAACGCGTCGGTGACGGTCGGGACGAGCGGCGTCACCGTAACCGGCAACGGCACGGACGACGTCACCGTGACCGGCCCCGTCACGGCGGTCGCGGCGGCGCTGGACGGCGCGACGCTGACGCCGGACCCCGGCTTCAGCGGCACCACGACGCTGACGATGACGACGTCCGACCTCGGCAACACCGGCAGCGGCGGAGCGCTCACCGACACCGACGCGATCTCCGTCTCGGTGCTGTTCGTCAACGACGCGCCGTCGTTCACCCCCGGCGCCGACCAGACCGTCGCCGAGGACTCGGGCGCGCAGTCGGTCGCCGGCTGGGCGACCGCGATCAGCAAGGGCGGCGCGAGCGAGTCCGGCCAGACGCTGGACTTCCAGGTCACCAACGACTACGCCGCGCTGTTCCAGGCCGCGCCCGCGGTCTCGCCGAGCGGCACCCTGACCTACGAGCCTGCCGACGACGCGTACGGCACCGCGAACGTCACCGTCGTGCTGCATGACGATGGCGGCACCGCCAACGGCGGCGACGACACGTCCGACGCGGAGACGTTCACCATCACGGTGACGCCGGTCAACGACGCGCCGTCCGCGGCCAACCAGACCGCGACCGCGCAGGCGAACATGCGCGTGCGCGTGACGGGTCTGCTGGCCGGCGCGAGCGACACGGCCGACGCCGGAGGGGCGTACACGCCGGCGTTCACGCTGGACACGGTCACGCCCGCGTCCTGCGCCGGCTGCGTCGTCACCGACATCTCCCCGGACGGGTCGTTCGACCTCGACACGCCCGCGGGCGCGACCGGCACCTTCACGCTGAACTACACGATCAAGGACACCGGACATCCGGCGCCCGGCGTGGCGAGCGCCCCCGCGACGATCACCGTCACGGTCCAGGGCCCGGTCATCTGGTTCGTCGACGGCGCGGTCCCCGGCCCGGGCACAGGCACGATGAGCGACCCGTTCAAGACGCTCTCGGCGGCCTCGGCCGCGGCGGGCGCCGGCGAGAAGATCTTCGTCTCGAGCGGCACGGTCACGGGCAGCCTGAGCCAGGCCGCCAACGGCTGGCTGGTCGGCCAGGGCGTCACCGGCGCGTCGTTCGACGCGGTCATGGGCGTCACGCCGCCGGCCGGCACGGCCCCGCGTCCCGCGATCAACGGCACCCGCCCGACGATCGTGGGCGGCGTCTCGCTCTCCGACGGCAGCGTCGTGCGCGGCCTGAACCTCACGCCGCCGTCCGGCACCCCCGGCCTGCTGAGCCTGGCCGACGACGCCCTGACGATCGGCGAGGTCTCGGTGACCTCGGTGAACGCCCGCGCGGTCGACATCGTGTCGTCGCAGGGCAGCACGATCTCGCTGACGAGCGTCTCGTCGACGTCGGCGCCGAACGGCATCCGGCTCTCGTCGGTCAACACGACGACGCCAGGCTCGGTGTCGGTGACCGGCGGCTCGACCGCCGGCAGCGGCGGCACGATCAGCGGCTCGACCGGAGCCGGCGTCGCGCTGGCGAACGTCGACGGCGTCTCGCTGGCGTGGATGACCGTCAGCGGCTCCGCCGCCGAGGGCATCGCCGGCACCGCCGTCAAGGGCCTCTCGGTGACGGACTCGACGATCTCGGGCAGCGGCGTCCACGGCGTCTCGCTCGCGAACCCGTCCGGCTCGTCGGCGCTGACGAGGGTGACCGTGCACGGCTCGGCCAACGACAACGCCCGCGTCTTCGGCTCGTCGGGCACGTCGAGCCTCACCGTCACCGACTCGACGTTCCGTGACAACAGCACGACGACCGGCGGCAACGGCCTGCTCGTCCAGGCCGACGGCAGCGCGGCGATGACCGTCACGGCGACCGGCAGCTCGTACCTCCGCAACCGCTCCATCGGTCTCGCCGTCCGCGCGAACTCCAGCGCGAAGACGACGTCGACGCTCACGGGCGGGACGTACGACACGAACGGCACCGGCATCGACATCGTGTCCAGCGCCACCGGCGGCCACGCCTTCGCGCTCAGCGGCGGCACGGTCACCGGCTGCGCGACCTGCGGCACCCCGGTGAACGTCTACAAGGCCACCGGCGGCACCGGCACCGGCGCCAGCGCGCTGGCCGGCTCGGTCAGCGGCATGACGGTCACCAACGGCAACTCGGAGAACTCCTCCGGCATCTGGGTCCACGCGGAAGGCGCGGGCGCCACCCGCGTCGCGATCACGAACAACAACGTCTCGCAGATCGCCGAGCAGGGCATCCTCGTCGCGGCCGGCAACGGCAGCTCGTCGATGGACGCCACCATCACCGGCAACACGGTGACCCTGCTCGACCCGCTGGCGCTCCAGGGCATCCAGGTCGACTCCGGCACGCTGACCGGTGACACGACCGCGGTGTGCGCCGACATCAAGACCAACACCGTGGTCTCGGTTGCGGCGGCGGACGTCCGCGTCCGCAACCTGCGGGCCGGCACGACGTTCCGCCTCCCCGGCTACGCCGGCGGCGCCACTAGCACGACGGACGTCGTGACGTTCCTGATTCTGCAGAACACGATCACCGACGCGGCCGCCGTGGTTGGGTCGAGCCCTGGGTTCGCCGGAGGTGCCGCATGCGCGGCTCCGTAGCCCCGGCGCACCACCCGACGAACGCGGCCGCGGTACCGGCTGTCGACGAACCCTACGAGGAGGAGCAGTAATGGGAGATCCGTTCATGGCGGAGATCAAGATGGTGTCGTTCGACTTCGCCCCCCAGGGGTGGGCGATGTGCAACGGCAGCCTCCTGCCGATCAACCAGAACCAGGCGCTGTTCGCGCTCCTCGGGACGATGTACGGGGGGAACGGGCAGACGAACTTCGCGCTGCCGAACCTCCAGGGCAGGGTCCCGATGCACTTCCAGAATCAGGCGTTCACTCAGGGCCAGACCGGCGGTGAGCAGGCGCACACGATCACGACCAGCGAGATGCCGACCCACACGCACGTCGTGCAGGGCACGCAGAACGCCGCGACGACCGTGGCCGCGACCGGCAACGTGTTCGCCAACTCGACCGTGAACGCCTACAACGACCCGGCGTCGTTCGCCAGCCTCGCGCCGAACACGATCACCAACGTCGGCGGGTCGCAGGCGCACAACAACATGGCGCCGTACACGGTGCTCACCTTCGTCATCGCCCTCCAGGGCGTCTTCCCGGCTCAGAACTAGGAGGACGCACACATGAGCCAGCCATACGTCGGCGAGATCCGCATGATGGCCTGCACCTACGCGCCGGCCGGGTGGGCGCTGTGCAACGGCCAGCTGCTCCCCATCTCCGAGAACGAGACCCTGTTCCAGCTCATCGGCACGACCTACGGCGGTGACGGGCAGGAGACGTTCGCCCTGCCCAACCTGATGGGGCGCCACCCGGTGCACCAGCAGCTGAACGCCTTCCAGCTCGGCGAGATGGGCGGCACCGAAGAGGTGACGCTGACCACGCAGCAGATCCCCGTGCACAACCACGCGTTCCTTGCGACGACGGCGCTCGCCATCGAGACGGGACCGGCGGGCAACGTCCCGGCTCAGGGCACGAGCATCCAGCTCTTCGTCGAGGACGCCGCTGACGTGCAGATGGCGAACACCATGCTGTCGCCCACGGGGGGCAGCCAGCCGCACACGAACCAGCAGCCGTACCTCGTCGTCAACTTCGTCATCTCGCTCTTCGGCGAGTTCCCGTTCCCCAACTAGGAGAGCCCGTCATGGTCGAGCCCTTCGTCTCGGAGATCCGGATCTTCGGATTCAACTTCCCGCCGCTCGGGTGGGCGTTCTGCAACGGGCAGCTCATGCCCATCACGCAGAACACGGCGCTCTTCTCGCTGCTCGGCACCTTCTACGGCGGTGACGGGAAGTCGACGTTCGCGCTGCCGGACATGCAGGGCAACGCGCCCATGCACACCGGCCAGGGGTCCGGGCTCAGCAACCACACGCTGGGCGAGACCGGCGGCTCCTCGACCGTCACGCTGCTCGAGTCGGAGATGCCGGTCCACACGCACCTCGTCAACGCGTCGAGCACGCCGGCGAACGTCAGTACGCCGACGCCCACGGTGCAGATCGCCAGGTCCAAGGGCCAGACGGCGTACGCGCCGCCGAACAACCTGACCCCGATGGCGTTCCAGACGGCCGCGCCCACCGGCGGCTCGCTCCCGCACAACAACATGATGCCGTACCTCGTTCTGAACTTCTGCATTGCCCTCCAGGGCGTCTTCCCCCCGCGTCCCTGATCGAAGGAGTGGTCTCCATGGCGCATCCGTCACGCCGTTCGGTGCTGCGGACCGCTCTCG contains:
- a CDS encoding tandem-95 repeat protein, yielding MPAPFRSRLFVLATVALPALGVALALSVSAEAADEFAATASISNSPQYLGDTAGTAFTFTVTNTGTTTTLGAVEIERPSTGWSITSCGTAPTGWSAQKADPRCRYRSGETGADDILPGQSKQFVVTATTQPGTVNRVGTWHVVVSKSNQFDNPSLLTAADGGLQTTAYTWEVLDAVVSDAAVATGSACPASDKDELTGSTVTMVICGRNHATVPLTPAAGFSSLSGTFLAESGVFSSGQIAANSAPVVVANWTDAKVRNTPGQNLTVVATIGSAGNQTSPVTTLNGYEAINAPPVANDDEYSVAEDGSLSEPAPGVLDNDTDPEGQPMTAVLVDGPDHAASFTLNADGSFDYAPAADYAGSDSFTYDAHDGIQASSSPATVSITVTAVNDAPVNTAPASVSTEEETAYVFAPGALSVADADSGAADVETTLAVPNASVTVGTSGVTVTGNGTDDVTVTGPVTAVAAALDGATLTPDPGFSGTTTLTMTTSDLGNTGSGGALTDTDAISVSVLFVNDAPSFTPGADQTVAEDSGAQSVAGWATAISKGGASESGQTLDFQVTNDYAALFQAAPAVSPSGTLTYEPADDAYGTANVTVVLHDDGGTANGGDDTSDAETFTITVTPVNDAPSAANQTATAQANMRVRVTGLLAGASDTADAGGAYTPAFTLDTVTPASCAGCVVTDISPDGSFDLDTPAGATGTFTLNYTIKDTGHPAPGVASAPATITVTVQGPVIWFVDGAVPGPGTGTMSDPFKTLSAASAAAGAGEKIFVSSGTVTGSLSQAANGWLVGQGVTGASFDAVMGVTPPAGTAPRPAINGTRPTIVGGVSLSDGSVVRGLNLTPPSGTPGLLSLADDALTIGEVSVTSVNARAVDIVSSQGSTISLTSVSSTSAPNGIRLSSVNTTTPGSVSVTGGSTAGSGGTISGSTGAGVALANVDGVSLAWMTVSGSAAEGIAGTAVKGLSVTDSTISGSGVHGVSLANPSGSSALTRVTVHGSANDNARVFGSSGTSSLTVTDSTFRDNSTTTGGNGLLVQADGSAAMTVTATGSSYLRNRSIGLAVRANSSAKTTSTLTGGTYDTNGTGIDIVSSATGGHAFALSGGTVTGCATCGTPVNVYKATGGTGTGASALAGSVSGMTVTNGNSENSSGIWVHAEGAGATRVAITNNNVSQIAEQGILVAAGNGSSSMDATITGNTVTLLDPLALQGIQVDSGTLTGDTTAVCADIKTNTVVSVAAADVRVRNLRAGTTFRLPGYAGGATSTTDVVTFLILQNTITDAAAVVGSSPGFAGGAACAAP
- a CDS encoding tail fiber protein, whose product is MGDPFMAEIKMVSFDFAPQGWAMCNGSLLPINQNQALFALLGTMYGGNGQTNFALPNLQGRVPMHFQNQAFTQGQTGGEQAHTITTSEMPTHTHVVQGTQNAATTVAATGNVFANSTVNAYNDPASFASLAPNTITNVGGSQAHNNMAPYTVLTFVIALQGVFPAQN
- a CDS encoding tail fiber protein, which produces MSQPYVGEIRMMACTYAPAGWALCNGQLLPISENETLFQLIGTTYGGDGQETFALPNLMGRHPVHQQLNAFQLGEMGGTEEVTLTTQQIPVHNHAFLATTALAIETGPAGNVPAQGTSIQLFVEDAADVQMANTMLSPTGGSQPHTNQQPYLVVNFVISLFGEFPFPN
- a CDS encoding tail fiber protein encodes the protein MVEPFVSEIRIFGFNFPPLGWAFCNGQLMPITQNTALFSLLGTFYGGDGKSTFALPDMQGNAPMHTGQGSGLSNHTLGETGGSSTVTLLESEMPVHTHLVNASSTPANVSTPTPTVQIARSKGQTAYAPPNNLTPMAFQTAAPTGGSLPHNNMMPYLVLNFCIALQGVFPPRP